A window of the Isosphaera pallida ATCC 43644 genome harbors these coding sequences:
- a CDS encoding GDCCVxC domain-containing (seleno)protein, giving the protein MSEEKLLFSTIACPNCHGRSTVLMPTHACIIVWVCPNCSVELKPKTGDCCVFCSYGNRRCPPFQQEHAQNRH; this is encoded by the coding sequence ATGAGTGAAGAAAAACTTTTGTTCAGCACAATTGCATGTCCAAACTGTCATGGTCGATCGACCGTCCTTATGCCAACCCATGCGTGTATTATTGTTTGGGTCTGTCCGAACTGTTCGGTCGAGTTGAAACCCAAGACCGGGGACTGCTGCGTGTTTTGCAGTTACGGCAATAGGCGTTGCCCGCCTTTCCAGCAAGAACACGCGCAGAACCGGCATTAA